A section of the Parasteatoda tepidariorum isolate YZ-2023 chromosome 6, CAS_Ptep_4.0, whole genome shotgun sequence genome encodes:
- the LOC107446594 gene encoding transmembrane protein 41B, which yields MTQLNSNSVNFYKKTDNDVSKENIPVQSTRTAILILVGIFLLSVSALVYLYKSFPELEEEEAQYVKLPMDIEDAKNLGKVLARYKERYYFTVLFAFFLTYIFLQSFAIPGSIFLSILSGFLYPYPLAILLVCSCSALGASFCYLLSSQLGRKIVKRFFPERAAQWSRQVNKHHSNLLNYIIFLRITPFLPNWFINITSPVIGVPAKPFILGTFIGVAPPSFVMIQAGTTLHQLTSSKDAISGTSIFMLTLLALLSLLPILFKKKLSEKLD from the exons atgACTCAATTGAACTCTAACTCTgtaaacttttacaaaaaaactgaTAATG atgTTAGTAAAGAGAATATACCAGTTCAGAGTACACGaactgcaattttaattttagttgggATATTTTTGCTATCAGTATCAGCATtagtttatttgtataaatcatTTCCTGAATTAGAGGA agaGGAAGCACAATATGTTAAATTACCCATGGATATTgaagatgcaaaaaatttagggAAAGTGCTTGCTCGATATAAAGAACGTTACTACTTCActgttttatttgcatttttcttaacttatatttt CTTACAATCTTTTGCTATTCCTGGATccatatttttaagcatattatcTGGTTTTCTGTATCCTTATCCATTAGCAATTCTATTAGTTTGTTCA TGTTCTGCTCTTGGAGCATCTTTCTGTTACCTTCTTTCTTCACAACTGGggagaaaaatagttaaaagattttttcctgAACGAGCTGCACAATGGTCAAGACAA gTCAACAAGCATCattctaatttattgaattacataatatttctaCGTATCACACCATTTTTACCTAATTGGTTCATAAATATCACCTCTCCAGTTATTGGTGTTCCTGCTAAACCATTCATACTGGGCACATTTATTG GTGTTGCACCACCCTCTTTTGTGATGATTCAAGCTGGTACAACACTTCATCAATTGACTTCATCCAAAGATGCTATATCAGGGACATCGATTTTTATGCTGACATTGTTGGCATTGCTATCTCTTCTTCCAATTTTGTTCAAGAAGAAACTAAGTGAAAAATTGGACTAA
- the LOC107446593 gene encoding zinc finger protein ztf-16, with protein sequence MEKSLLNEPSTMNDSPLDQIDSDGNERIQCSSPERQITENTNSSTIESQIEGKKPDNMNIEANEGQPVREAVDVQDSVGLIHHTQINGPIILENSESAFLCKYPGCNFTTVNAELYLKHEDSHVDIGAVSCDACGMTFRTYANMRRHHLYVHQGIRTFECQYCSKRFLRKEQFVEHLAKHTKPRPYHCTFCGETFNFRGHLKTHLSTEHAGIVVGKTCHLCNFKASSPNAIKVHYATFHLKQNMDVPGIDIDRMRDLCGNSHILNSHHENGAIDLATVSQNFSFMNSHFPIYSLSGNENNIAMPGPSDLSCRTKVIRRATSPVPNIQNLTAAVNEPAKEDDNRHTCVTSLAGSTVISPPTCQDGACQRMEMRIRQRMCIKPEPPELTVDDSQNSSVQPTSTMDLSTNEVVETTCNSHETLCRRKVHKHSSSDDTGSESHNSPSNRLCVDSQQVGRTPHTCFRYRPYDEGSSQRCREFSRHTCVAHSHPERRARFSDSDIERSAHNEQSDGEERKIFYSRATSTNNAIVPGDRIDASRSNLATTFNTEGSTFTTAPSSISNYFGRKNIVIRDIESCTLTCTFCGIIFPDQTLYLLHRSLHSDNSPWKCNLCGKICSDKYDFNSHIISKGHY encoded by the coding sequence ATGGAGAAATCGTTACTTAATGAACCATCAACTATGAATGATAGTCCTTTGGATCAAATTGATAGTGATGGCAATGAGAGAATACAGTGTTCTTCTCCTGAAAGGCAGATAACTGAAAATACCAATAGTTCAACGATTGAATCACAAATTGAAGGCAAAAAACCAGATAATATGAACATTGAAGCTAATGAAGGACAACCTGTTAGAGAAGCTGTTGATGTGCAAGATTCAGTAGGCTTGATTCATCATACTCAAATTAACGGACCAATAATTCTGGAAAATAGTGAATCTGCATTTTTGTGCAAATATCCTGGTTGTAATTTTACAACTGTTAATGCTGAACTTTATCTTAAACATGAAGATAGTCATGTTGATATTGGAGCAGTCTCATGTGACGCTTGTGGCATGACTTTTAGAACGTACGCAAATATGCGTAGACATCACCTTTATGTTCACCAGGGTATTCGTACATTTGAGTGTCAATATTGCTCAAAGCGCTTTTTACGTAAGGAACAATTTGTAGAACATTTGGCTAAGCATACTAAGCCAAGACCTTATCATTGCACGTTTTGCggagaaacttttaatttccgTGGACATTTAAAAACACACCTTTCAACAGAACATGCCGGTATTGTTGTTGGCAAGACATGCCACTTGTGCAACTTTAAGGCATCATCTCCTAATGCAATTAAAGTTCATTATGCTACTtttcatttgaaacaaaatatggaTGTGCCAGGTATTGATATTGATAGAATGAGAGATTTATGTGGCAATTCTCACATTTTAAACAGTCATCATGAAAATGGTGCCATAGATTTAGCTACTGTgtctcaaaatttttcatttatgaactctcattttccaatttattcTCTATCTGGAAATGAGAATAATATAGCAATGCCCGGACCTTCAGATTTAAGTTGTCGCACTAAAGTTATTAGACGAGCTACTTCTCCAGTtccaaatattcaaaacttaacAGCTGCTGTCAATGAACCGGCTAAAGAAGATGACAATCGACATACTTGCGTCACATCTTTAGCTGGTTCAACTGTTATTAGTCCACCAACATGCCAAGATGGTGCTTGCCAGCGTATGGAAATGCGCATACGCCAGAGAATGTGTATTAAACCAGAACCACCAGAGCTTACAGTTGATGATAGCCAGAACAGCAGCGTTCAACCTACTAGCACAATGGACTTATCTACCAATGAAGTTGTTGAAACTACTTGTAACTCTCACGAAACACTGTGTAGAAGAAAGGTTCATAAACATTCATCATCTGATGATACAGGCTCTGAGAGTCATAACTCTCCCTCAAACAGACTATGTGTTGATTCGCAACAAGTTGGGAGGACCCCCCATACATGTTTTAGGTACCGGCCTTACGATGAAGGTAGCAGCCAACGTTGCCGAGAATTCTCCAGGCATACTTGTGTAGCTCATAGTCATCCTGAAAGAAGAGCTAGGTTTTCAGATAGTGACATTGAAAGAAGTGCTCATAACGAGCAATCAGATGGTGAAgagcgtaaaatattttacagtaggGCTACATCCACAAATAATGCAATAGTTCCTGGTGACAGAATAGATGCTTCTAGAAGTAATCTAGCAACAACTTTCAATACTGAGGGATCCACGTTTACGACTGCCCCCAGTAGCATCTCAAATTACTTCGGTCGTAAAAATATTGTCATTCGTGATATTGAAAGTTGTACTCTTACTTGCACATTTTGCGGGATAATATTTCCAGAtcaaactttgtatttattGCATAGAAGTCTTCATTCTGATAATAGTCCATGGAAGTGTAACTTGTGTGGAAAGATATGTAGTGATAAATACGATTTCAATTCTCATATAATCAGTAAGGGGCATTATTGA